The following DNA comes from Candidatus Ozemobacteraceae bacterium.
ATCTCGAGCAGATGAAGGTCGCACAGATCAAGGGCACCCGGACCTCGACGGCCCAGGAATTGAAAGACGGGGCCGTCTCGCCGGGGAAGGCGGTCGAGGTGAAGGGAAACATCCAGTGCGATTCCCCGCTGACCGCACCGCTTTCCGGCAAGCAGTGCGTCTGGTTCAGCTGCGAGAGCCGCGAGCGGATCGAGGTGACCTATTTCGAGACCAACCAGCAGACCAAGCAGCAGGAGCGCAAGACGAAGACCGAATACCGCGTCGTCCGTTCCGAGAAATCGATGGTCCCTTTCTGGATCCAGGACTCGACGGGCCGCGTAATGGTGCGGCCGGAAGACGCCGAGATCGACGGCATCACCGTCGTCGACAGGTTCGACCAGGCCCCGGCCTCGTCGATCGGCCAGGTGTTTGCGACCGGCGGCCTGATGGCCGGATACGTCAGCTCCCTGCCACAGCTCGACAACAACCATCGCATCCTCGGCATCGAGCACAAGGAAGTCATCTTCCCGGTCGGACAGCCTGGATACGTTCTCGGTGAACTTCATTCCGGCGGCGAGGCCCCGACCATCGCCAAACGGGTGAAGAGCGACGTCTCGTTCGTCATCACGACGAAATCCGAGGAGGAACTGGTCGCCGACGCCGAGTCGCGGGTCTTCTGGCTGCTCATCGCCGGCGGAGTCGTGTCCCTGTGCGGCGTCGCCCTCATCGTGAAGAATTTCATTCCCTGACCGCGCCGCGGGGGCGGTCCTGCTCTGGCCGTTCCCGCGCCGTTCCTGCTTGACCGGCCCTGTGTTCGCGTTTATAATGCCCCCTGTAGTAGAGATGCCGGAGAAAGGCCGTCGATTGCAGATCTCGTTCCACACCGACCGTGGCCTCGTTCGCAAGAATAACGAGGACAGTTCGCTGGCGATTCCTCCCTGGCAGGAACCGGCCATATCTGCCGGCGCATGCATGTTCGGCGTTGCCGACGGGATGGGCGGCCATGCGGCGGGCGAGGTGGCGTCGGGCCTCGCGACGGCGACGTTGAAGACGTGGTTGTCGAGCCAGCGTCCCGACCGTGTCGCGGGGCCGGCCGAGGTGGAAAGCGCCTTTCTCGAGGCCAATTTTGCGATCTGGGAGTATGTCAAGAAACACGCCGATTGCCAGGGAATGGGAACGACGCTGACGGCCGGGTTCATCTCGGATAACCGGATGATCCTTTGCCACGTCGGCGATTCGCGCGTGTATCTCCTTCGGAGCGGCCAACTGAAACAACTGACGTCCGATCACACTCTCGTCGCCGAGCAGGTTCGGGCGGGAAAACTCGACGAGGCGGCGGCCCGATGCCACCCGGCGAGGCACATTCTCAGCCGTGCGCTGGGCGTCCGGGAGTTCATCACGGTGGATACGACGGTCCTGGAACTGGCTGTCGGCGACACTCTGCTCTTCTGCTCCGACGGCATCTACGGACCCGTATCCGATGACATCATCCGGGAAGAACTCGCCCGCAGGCCGTTCAACGGCGCGGCGAAACGGCTCGTCGAGCTTGCCTGCAAAGGCGGCGGTCCGGACAACGCGACGGCCGTGGCCGTGCTGATCGACGAGCTTCCGGTATCGTATCCGGGCCGGTACTCGTGGCAGCGCTTCAGATCGATCCTCGGTGAGTGGGGAATACTCGGCTGACCGGGGTTCCGGGCGGCCGACGCGATACGACAGAAGAAAAAACATCCTGAGTGCAGGAGGGAAAAAGGTATGGACGCGGTAACTTTGATGATTATCGTTGGAGTGGTGGTGCTCGTCGCCATCGTGCTGGTGCTGCTCATGTCGAAAGACAAGGCGTCGCCGGGTGACGTGATGGGGGCCGGCCAGGCCGACGACGAACGGGCTGCCGTCGCCTCGAAGCGCTTCAAGCAGGTTCTTTCGGGGAACGACCTCCAGAACCAAATGAAGAAAGAGGAAGAGGAGCTCCTGACGAAATACACGTCCGGCACCGGCGAAGGCATCGCCGAGGTTGAGAAGCTGCTCGTTTCCGACCCGAACAACGTCGATCTTCTCGACTGGCTGGCGTTTATGTATTACAGCAACAACGAGACCGACAAGGCGATCGAGACCTACAAGCGCGCTCTTTCGATCAAGCCCAGCAACGAGAACCAGCATTACTATCTCGCCAACAGCTACTTCAAGAAGGGGATGCAGGCCGAAGCCCAGAAGGAATGGGCGGAAGTGATCCGCCTCAAGCCGGGCTCCAAGATTGCCAAAAACGCCCAGGAGCGCATCGACTTCGTCACGACCAAGAAGTGATCCATTTCTGACCGGGAGAACCGCTGAACGATGGCAATGATCGCCCCCCCCGAACTGACCCGCTACAAGCTCCTCGACCTGATCGGTTGCGGAGGGATGGGGTCCGTCTTCATCGGCATCGAGCTGAAGTCGGAGAAGTTCGTCGCCATCAAACTGCTTTCCCCGGAATGCGTGGAAGAGCCCGTCATTCTCGAGCGGTTCAAGCTCGAAGGGCAGATTCTCAAGGGGCTGAGCCACCCCAACATCGTGAAGTTCATCGAAGCCGGCCAGGAGGGCGATTACCACTACCTGGTGATGGAATACGTCAAGGGCCTTTCGATGGATGCCTTCCCGCGGAGCAACTCGGCGACGACGCTCGGCGTCAAGCAGTCCATACCGACCATCGAAGAATACCTGACGTTATTCATCAAATGCTTCGATGCCCTGGGATATGTTCACAAACAGGGGATCGTCCACCGCGACATCAAGCCGCACAACATCATCCTGACCGGGCCGGAATACTCCCCACGCCTGATCGACTTCGGCATCGCCAAGAAGCTCGATGAGTCCGGTGAATTCGATCAGCCGGGCGAAAAATTATATACGGTTGTCTATGCCAGTCCCGAGCAGCTGATGAACAAGCCCGTGGACCAGGTTTCCGACCTGTTTTCGTTCGGAGTGGTGATGTACGAGAAACTGACGGGCCGCCTTCCGTTCGAAGGAAAGAAGGAGATGGAAGTCTTCCTTTCCCAGACGAAATGGAACTTCCCTCCGCCCCGCCAGCTCGTTCCCGAGATTCCCCAGAAGCTCGAGCAGATCGTTCTCAAGCTGCTCTCCAAGGATCCGGCGAGCCGCTATCCGACGGCCGCCATGGTCCAGGGCGAGCTGGAGAAACTGCTCGAAATTCAGCGGACCGGCCGCGACGGCCTGAATCTCTCCGGCATCATCAGCGACATCCGCGAGACCGGATCCGCCATCTCGGCGACCCGGGGGTTCAAAAAACGCACCATCGCCGACGAGCAGATGCTCGTGAAAAAGGCTCGCAGCGAATACGTCGAGGCCAAGAACCAGCTTCGCGCCGCCACGCTCAAACTCCGCTCCGATCCCGAGCACGTCGAGCAGCTCAAGGCCGTGTGCGAACAGCTCAGGGTCGAATACGAGCGCCTGCAGGGGCAGCTCGCCATGGCTCTGGGATTCAAAAGTCAGCCGCTCGTCATCGATCGCTTCAATGCCATCCTCAAGCTCGAAACGGTGGCGTTCGAGAAGCGCGGCGTTCCCTTCAACATCAACACGATCGAGCAGAAACTCGCGCACTCCGACGGCTCCGACATCATCGTCGGCTCCATGAACTTCACCGAACGGGTGAAGCGTGTCTACTCCTTCAACCAGAAGGATTCCTACCTCGCCTGGGACGAATCCACCTGGTTTTTCAACGCGTATGACGAGAAGGATTTCCCGATCTTCGTCATGGTCGGCGATCCGGGCATGCCCCGGGCGCCGCAAGGCTTCAGGGGGTTCTTCTGGCCGTTCGAATTCCTGCTCGCCATCCACAAGCTCGGCCGGACCGGCGTTTCCATCATCGAGACGTTCACCGGCTGCGATCGCCGCGGCCAGGCCGTTTCCGCGCAGCACAAGGAGACGATCCTGTTCTCGAACAATCTTTTCGACGCGCTGAAAGAGCGCCTGACGAAGCTCGTTGCCGCAAAAAACGGGAATTGAGCGGGCGAGCGTGAACAGGGAGAACCGCCCCGCATGAACATCGATGCTTCGCTTCGCGAACGTCTGCAGGCGGGTCTGCAGAGGCTGACCCTCCTGTATGGGGAACTGGCCGACGATGGGCGCGATCTGCTTGCCCAGACCGAGTTTTCCCTCGACCGGGTGCTTCAGATGCTCGATCATCGCGACCTCGTGATCCAGGAAGTGCAGGCCATCGAGCTCGAACTCGTTTCGGCCCTCGGCGCCGCAGGTTCCGAGCATGCCGTCGCTGGACTTCTGCAGGTCGTGAAGACCCTCGAATCGGGCTCCCTGCCGGCCCTCGAAGATGCCGCTCGGTTCAGGACAGCTCTGGCAGCCCTCGTCGACGTCGACGAACTGGTCGCGAAGCGCCTCCGGGAGGCCCGGAGCGATCTCGAAGCGGAAATAAAGCGATTGCGGCGCAGCTCGAGGCTCGTTCAGGGATACCGCCCGGCAAACCCGACGGGAAGCGCCTTCATCGACAAAATAAAATAGACCGGAAGAAGTGGGGCCGATATGAGAGACGGAACGGAAATCACGAAAAAGTGGTCCGGAGCGCTGTTCGTCGCATTCCTGGCGATGACCGGCCTGGTTCCTCCGGCGGGCGCCCGACTCGATGCGGTCGAGACGACGGCGAGCGGGACGACGAAAGCCGTGAAATCCGGGCATGTCCGCTTCGGAGACCTGTATGTCGCGGGAATGGCGGCCCTGCTTCCGGGGGGCGGCACGCTCGAAGCTCCCGGCGGCAAGCCCCGCGTTTCGGGAAAAACCCTGCGGTCCGACCTGCTCATTCCGAGCGGTTCGCTTGTCTCGACCGGCGCGGACGAGACCGCCCGTATCAGGCTCGGCGAGCGCTCCCTGTTGCGCGTCCGCCCGAACTCGGCTCTGCGCATTTTTTCCCTGCGTCTCGAGCTGGTGCGCGGTGAACTGTGCGTCCAGCAGGGTAAGACGATCCTGCCTCTCCGCATCCAGGCCGCCTCGTCGACGATCGATCTCGAACGCGACTCCGCCGCCGATTTCTTTCTCTCTGAGGACGGCCGCATGATCGTGACTGTTCAGGCCGGCACCGCAAAAGTCGCGGGGGAAAGTGACGCGGTTGTCGCCGGACAGCGCGTCGAGGTGAGGAGCGGCACGGTGGTGACCGATCCGCCCGTCGCCCGCCTGGCCGACTGGTTCGCCTATGCGGAGAAAACCGGCGTCCAGGAGTATACCCCGCGGCTCGGCCTGGATATCGGAGACGGTGCCGACGACGCCCCGTCTGCCCTGACGCCGGGCGGCCAGGAGCCGACGGGCGGCGAACCCGTGCGCCCAGATGACACCAGTGGCGAGCTCGTTCCCGGTTCTCCGCAGACGCCTTCCGACGTTCTGCAGGATCACTTCCTCGAGGACTCCGGCCGGTGAGTATACAAAAATTCGTCTATATCCTGGTCGTCGTCGGTCTCGCGCTGGGCGGCAGCGCGCCGGTTTTCGCGGCGGGTGACCGGAACGAGAAGATCCAGAACATCTATTTTCAGGCACTCCAGGCGCTCGAGGAGGAGAACCACCTCAAGGGCGTCCAGTTATACTACCGGTTTGTGATCCTCGGCGGAATTCCCGTGTCGAAGGCCGTTCGCGCCCGCGATCTGGCGCGTGCGATGAGCAGTTTCAAAAAAGAAATCGCCGAGGGGCGGAACAGCAACAGAACCGAACTCGGAATTCTGCTCATCGACCGGATCATCGAGCGGTTCGACAGGGCTGAGCAGCGTCTCGATCTTCTCCGTGAAAAACACCCCTCCTCGGTTCTGCTCGCGTTCCTGCGGGGAGAGGTTGCCCTTGCGCGCGGCGACGAAACGCTCGCGATGAGGATCTTCGGGACGATGAACCGTCTTCCGAATCCGCGCGGGTTTCCTGCGCTGGCCGACTATCTTCTCGACCAACGGGGCAGGGGAAAAAGCGCTGATCCGGCCGCTCGCCGGAAATTCTTCATGAAGCTCGCCTATCGACGCTGGGATGAATCCGACTTCGAAGGCGCCGGCGCGATGTTTCGCGCGCTCATGAAGGAGTATCCGCTGGATCCCGAAGCGCCGCGGGCGCTCATCGACCTTCTCCTACAACAGGACAAGACGGACGAAGCCGTGAAGATTCTCGACGGGTGGAAGGGGCAGGCAGACGAGCCGCTGATTCCTCCGTTGCCTCTCGCGCGCATCCGCTACTCTCAGGGTCAGTATGAAGAGGCTCTGGCCCTGCTGGTGCCTCTGCAGGAAGCCGACCCTCAGGACGCGTATCTCAGGCTGCTGGTGGCCGAGAGCCTGTACCAGTTGAACCGCCATGCCGAGGCCGCGCCCCATTTCATGGAACTCGCGCGTTCGGATCCGAAGAACCAGGGCTTCCTTCAGCGCCTCGTCATCTGCTCCGAGGCGGCGGGAAGGCGCGCCGATCCGCTTCCCCTGCTCGAAGCATACGTGCAGGAAAACGAACGGGATTCGGCGATGCGGTTCGAACTCGCCTCGCTGCTGATCCGCCTGGATCGCCTGGATGAAGCCCGCCTGCATTTCAACGTGCTCAGGGAGTTCGGAAATCCTCTCCAGAAGGAAGCGCTCGAAAAAATCGCCGCCATCGACCGCGCGAATTACGAGCGGATGATGAGCGCCTCCGCCGCGAGCGGAAGCGGCGGCGAACCGGACAAGGGCGAGCATCGGGTTTCCCAGCAACCCGACGATCTGGCGGCGACGGAGCCGGTGATCGGCGCGGCAGGCGATGCCAGCCTTGCCGAGGAAGAGCAGATCCGGCGGATGAAAGAGCTTTTCAAATAGTGCTGTATATATAAAAATCAGTAATACGTCCTGTTCCAGTGCGGATGGTTGATGTTCTGGTTCGCCACGGAACTCGAGAGGGTGGATGTCAGTTCCAGCGTATTGCGGCCGTCGGCGGTTTTTTTCGGATCGGCGTCGATGACGAGTTTCACCAGGAGCATCGGAACGTCGGGGTTCAGGGGATGGCCGTACAATTCGAACCGCGCCCCCTTGATCGCCGGGAAGACCAGTTCCCTGCCAGCGCTCAACCGGACGAGACATTTCCGCTCGGGATCGATCAGGTAATTGACTTCTTCCAACGTCGGACTCGGGCTGGCGTCCGGCGTGTCGAACGTCTGCCGGAAAAAGTGGATCTCCGAGCCCGATACCAGGATCGGCGTCGTGCCGTCGCCGGCGAAGGCGCCGGCTTCGACCGCCGGCCGCTGCATGGCGCTTCTCTTCTTGGCGAGGGGCGTGGAGCCGGGGATGCGCGGGACGGCGCACCGGAAATCCCGTCGCAGGTAGTTGATGGCGTGCCGGGCGCCCTGCAGCTCCTGCAGATCGACCGAGCCGCGCGAACGCTGGTTGCCGATGAAGCTGAACACCTTGTAGGCGATGAGGAAGAGCCCGACCATCAGGACCAGGCCGATCATCGTCTCGACCAGCGTGAAACCGGTTGTTCCGAATTTCCTGCGCGACGTTTTCATCTCAATACGGCTCCCGTTCGTTGAACACGACGGCCGGAAGGGACAATTTGCGCATTCGCTCCGGGTCTCCGCCGATGGCTTCGATTTTGTCCGGCTTTTTGCCCTCGTTCCAGAACACCTCCACGATCACCTGCTTCAGGAACCGTGAGTTCGGGATGCCGCTTTCCGCCGGTTTCATTTTGATCTTCCGGTAGAAATATGCATTGGTATATTGATCAGGATATGTTTTATCCGCCGGTTGCCATGCGGCCGCCGGGTGCGCGGGCAGGGGAACGGATTTCCCGGTCGCCGGGTTGACGAGCGACCCTTCGAACATCTGGAGCTTGGCCGGCGTGAGTTCTTCGAACGGCGTCGACTGGATCAACTCGATCGTTTCCTGGGCTATCTGGAGCGCCCGGAGGTAATTCTCCGCCTTGCTGGTTTCGGCCCGGGTGGATGCGGCGAAATAGATCAAGCCGCCGAAACAGACCAGGCTTATGGCAAAGGCCACGACCACTTCGACGAGGGAAAAGCCGCGTTGCGGGATTCGTCGAATCATCGGATGCCTCCCGTCTTACCGGAACCCGGCGTGGGGGCATCATGCATCGCCCCCGATTGAGGGGCCGTCTCCCTGAGTTCCCGGATGCGCTCGACCGCTCGTCTTGTCGCGTCGGGCGCCTGAGGCAGGAAATACGCGTCCGGCAGTTTGTGAAAATCGCGTGAGATTGGCCTTGGCGGGATACCATCCGCGGGCAGAAACTCGGTCGCACCGGGCCTGAGTTGCCCGATGGCTGATGTGCGTTCCCTTATGAGGGCTTCAAGAGCGGCCGCATCCGTCTCGCCGCCGGTTGCGAATCCGGATGAGCCGGATATTGCCCCCGCACCTCCCGTGTCCGGTCGCCGACCACGCGCGCCGGACTTTTGCAGCCAGAAGGCGAAGAAAAGCATGGACAGCACGGCCAGGACGAGCAGTCCGGCCGCGACGCCGTTCAGATTTCCCGCTCGTTCGTCAGTCGGCATTGTAATCGACCGCCAGCATGGTTCGTGCCTCGCTGATGCTCACCCGGACCGGATATTCGGGAAAATACAGATTGGGGTCATGCACGATGGTGAGTTGTCCGCCGTCGGGGAGGGTGCTCAGTTCGAACAGATTGTCGACGAGCAGATTGCCGTAAATGTTGACGCTTTTTCCGCCGAAGCTGATGCCGCTTTCGGCTGCCGCCGCCGCCGTGGAGTTATCCTTGAAGCTGGTCGTCGCGGCCAGCGAGGCGAAGATGTTCACGATTGGCGCGGACGACTGGACGAGAAAATGGCCGAACATCAGATACATTCCCAGCGCATCCCGTTTCGTGTTGAGCGGCGCGAGATTGCCGAGCCGGCAGTTGCCCTCGTGGACGACGATCCGGCCCCTGCCGCGGTAGTGTTCCACGGAGGTGAGGTCGAGAGGTTTTTTTGCGGCGCTGACGATCAGGGAGATGCCGTCGAGGTCGAGCACTCGTTTGCCGCCGATGGTCTTGATGCGATCGCGCGCGAACTCGTCCGCGTTCTGATAGATGTGCGCCACGCTGCGCAGCGACTCGTCGAACGCCGGAAACACGTCGTGGCCGGGGATGCTGCCTTTCCCGGCCGTCGGGGACGGGACGACGGTTTTGCCCGTTCCGAAAAACAGGTGGTTGATCGACAGCAGATCGATCGCCGTCGACATCAGGACCTTGGTTCTCTCGTCGATCGGGGGCGTGCATGGCTTGCCCGCGAACGTGAGCGGCGAGTTTTCGTAATGCAGAGGGATGGGCGGAAAGGGGACGTCGACCGAGGCGCCGCCGTACAGGTCGAATCTAACCTTGACCTGGTCGAGAAAGGCGATCTTGAAAAAACGGAGATACACCGGCCCCTCGACGAACACGGGAATGTCGCGTCGCTCCCCATACAGCAGGGGCATCTTTCCGCCGAGAACCCGCTGGGGGTTGACGTTCATATAGTAGTTGAAATACTGACCGATGCCGCCGAACGGCTGCTCCTTCACGAACGGCTTTCCCCCGTCGCCGGTGATACTGGAGTAATCGGTGTATCCGTACTGGTATTTCCAGTGGTCCATCAGGGAGGTCACCAGCGATCTGAATACCTCGGACCTGCCCGGGTCGCCGCCGGATTTTCGATAATCCTTCGCCACCATGTACCCCATCGACCCCTCGGTCTCCGCATGCTTCGTGCTGGAGTCGACGATCTTGTTGTAGATCGCGACGATCTCGGGCGTGTTGTGGAAATCCGAGGCTTTCGAAAACGATCCGGAAATGGTGCTGAACGGGAATGGGGGTATACTATAGAATAAATTATCTTTGCTCGCCTGCGCGTGCGCCGGGTTGATCGTCTGGAACGCTCCGGGCTTGTAGAAGGGGCCGAGCAGGTGATGGTCGTCCCTGAAAGACAGGTCCAGCAGAATCGGCGGTGGCTGCGAACTCTTCGCCCCCTGCGGGAACTCCGGACAGGCCGGATAGGAACGGTTGCCGAGATATACGAATGAATATATCGCCGGATCGCTCGGGGCGATCCCCTTGATGACGATGCGCTTCTTCGGGTTGTTCAGAAGGCGGCAGAAGCTTTTCACGAACAGCACGTATTTGTCGAGAAAGGGATACGACAGGTCGACGATTTTGATCTCGCGGCGTTCTTTCAGCTTGATGTCTGGCAGGCCCTTTGACTTCGCCGAACCTGTCAGCTCCACGAATCCCGTATACGACGGTCGTGCCCCTCCGATCGTGTCGAGGATCACGATGCGGGCAAGCCCCGTTATCTCCGAGTGCCTGCCGGAATACTCGGCGGCGAGCCTGTTCGCCAGCGGAAGACGGAAGGGGGGAAACTCGACGACGCAGACCTCCCGCGCGCCCGCCGCCGGACCGGTTTTCCATGCGTCGAACAGCGCTCTGCCGATGCCGCTGTCGGGATCGTTGGCGTCCGCCTTCACGGCGGCCAGCATCTCGCTGATGCCCGCCTCGGCGAACAACACGAGCCGCTCCTGGTCGATCGTGCGGCTGATCTGGAGGACCTCGCCGGTCTTGTGGGTGGAGAGGCTTATGACCAGGATCAGCATCATCAGCGCGAACGCGCAGACGAAGAAAACGGCAAACCCCCGGCGGCTTCCGCAATCCGCCAGGGGCCTGCTGATCGATCGCTTGTCCGGCCGGTCCATGGACGATCCCGTTGTGAACTGTGAAAAATCAGCTGTTTCCAGCCGGGCCGCGGGGTTACCAGCTCCCGCCCAGGCTGGGCTGTTCGTTTGCCTTCGGTCGTTCCGGTTCTTCCGGTTCCTGGATGCTGAGCCCCTCGGTCACGGCCGACTGCACGGGATCAAGACCCTGGCTGAGTCCCTTCTCGATCAGGCCCGTGACTCCCTCGCGGGATTTGTCCGTCGAGAATTTCGCATCAAGCTTGGGTGAAGACGACAGAATGTCGGCGGTCATCCCCTGGGCCATTTTGCCGATGCCGACCTCGAAGACGGCTCCGACGGTGGAGGAGACGCCCGCGTTGACGAATTCCCTCCCGATGATCTTTGCCGCATCGGCTCCGGTCGCGCCGCTCCGGTTGACCTCGCGTATCGAGCCTGTGAGGCCGCCGATGGCCGTGTTCGCGATGGCCGAGCCGGCGACGCCGGCCCCCGTCTTGCCGAGAACGATGCCCGTCGCCGTGTCAGCCGCCTGGAGAGTCGTTTCGAGGGCGATCGTCTTCATGAAATCCTGGTCGCCGGTGATGGCCTTTTCGGAGGCCGTGATGAGCGTGTTGCCGGCCGCCTTGATGACGCCTTCGGCGATCGTGAGGGCGAGGGTGACGCCTTTCATCACCGGAACCGCCGGCGCGACGGCGGGGAAGACGACGGCGATCGGAATCAGGATCGCGGTGACGATGCCGATGACGGTTCCGGCCGTCGACAGCTTGCCGGCGATGTCGAGCAGCTTCTTTCCGGCGTCGCCGAGAGCCTTCTGATAGACGCCGAGGGCACCGCCGCTCTCGACGATGCTGTTGTAGCTCTTGGTGGGGTCGGTGTTCGCGGCTGACTGGATGTCGCCGCTCTTGAGCATGGCCATCGTCGCCTTGGCGTCGGCCTTGAGCTGCTCGATGTCCTTGTTCGCCCGGTCTATCTGGGCTTTGTATTTGTTGTACTCTTCCTGCTTTTTTCTGGCTTCACGCTCGGCGGCCGATTCGCCTTTGAAAATGCCGCCGACGTCGCTCGCGAACGACTTGATCCCGTCGATCGCGTTGATCGTGAAGTTTGCCATGCCGCCGAGCTCGACCGGCTTGATCGCCATGATCGCATCGTAGGTCTTCTGAAACTCGACCGTCGCTTTCTCGATCTGCGCCTTCTGCGTCTGGGCGCTCTGGGCGAACGTGATTGCCGGCGAGAAGAGCTGGAGAACGAAGGCCAGCATCGTCAGAACGGAGATCAGTTTTCGCGAAAACCTGTTCATAGGAGCCCTCCACATGTTCGATGGTCTGCGATGTCGGTCCTACCTTCATCTTACCCGCAGAAGGGAAAAAGTTGCAGCATTTCTTCACTTGCAGTCCTGCAGAGCAATACCCATCCGTTCGCCCTGAACCTGTCGAAGGGCGAAAACTTCTCGTGCTTCGACAGGCTCAGCCCGAACGGAGGAGGCACCATGGTCCTTGAGCCATACAACAACACCGCGAGCCCGGAATTCTTTCCAGGCCCGCTTTTGAACTCGCTTGAAACATGCATGCCCGCCGGCTCGAACCGACGCACACGCGGGGAAACTCAGAACATTCCTGGAATATTCAGGCCGCCGGTGACTTTCCCCATCTCTTCCTGGACCATTTCCTGGGACTTCTTGATGCCGGTGTTGACGGCCGAGAGAACGAGGTCCTGGAGAGTTTCGACGTCGTCGGGGTCGACGGCTTCCTTGTTGATGGTGATCTTCTGCAGTTCCTGCGCGCCCGTGACGACAACGGTCACCATGCCGCCGCCCACGCTGGCCTCGACCGTGCGCTTCTTCAGCTCTTCCTGGGTCTCGGCCATCTTTTCCTGCATTTTCTGGGCCTGGCGCATCAGACCCTGGAGGTTGGCTCCGCCTTTGGGAAACATCGATCGATAGCTCCTTTACGGGTGAAATGGCGTTGAAAACGTGTTTATCTTAGCATTCTCACCGCAAAACCGCAAACGTGCCCTTGAATTTGCGCTTCCTGACCGGGGCGTCCGTGTCCGGATACACCTCGAGCACGTAGATATAAGCTCCGTTCGCGATGTGCCGCGGCATCCGCCAGGTCACCCGGTTCTCTCCGACCTGGCAGGCTTCCATGAGACATTTCACCTCGTCGCCGCCCATGTCGTAGATCTTGATCTCGATGCCGGCCGAGCCGGTGAGCCAGAAATGGAAGGTCACCACGTCGCCGCGGGCCGGGCTCGGCCAGACCGAGAGATGGTTCAGCCGAGTCTCCGGCTGGTACCGCAGTCTCAGGCGCACGCGGGGATCGGTGACGGACGTCATGGTCAGGGATTCCCCGGGTCTGACGGCGATCAGCCCCATCGCCGGGTTGCCCGGCCCGCCGTCGCCCCGGATCGTGATCTTGGCCCGGAACAGGCCGCTGTGGGGAGCCGATTCGACGAGCGAAACCTCGAACCCGCCCGGCTCGCTGTCGGAAACGATGCGGACCCTGGTCGTGTCGGCATTCACCCAGTTGAGGTCGTCGGCTTCGATCTCGAGATACACCACCGCCTGGTTCAGCTCGCCGCCGTCGATCTGCTGGCGGAACGTCGGGTCGGAAAAGGCCGTCATGCCGCTGATCTTGACCGGTTGCGTGTCGCCGCTCGTACGGTAATAGATATATTTCGACTGCGATGTAAGCGTGCCGCACGCGAGATCGACCCGTTCACCGGGGACGACGGGAATGGTGATGCTCGAGATGCCGCGCGCATCCTCGAGATCGATGC
Coding sequences within:
- a CDS encoding GIDE domain-containing protein, with product MVAVGIFVLVIGLALLYWRHLEQMKVAQIKGTRTSTAQELKDGAVSPGKAVEVKGNIQCDSPLTAPLSGKQCVWFSCESRERIEVTYFETNQQTKQQERKTKTEYRVVRSEKSMVPFWIQDSTGRVMVRPEDAEIDGITVVDRFDQAPASSIGQVFATGGLMAGYVSSLPQLDNNHRILGIEHKEVIFPVGQPGYVLGELHSGGEAPTIAKRVKSDVSFVITTKSEEELVADAESRVFWLLIAGGVVSLCGVALIVKNFIP
- a CDS encoding protein phosphatase 2C domain-containing protein — translated: MQISFHTDRGLVRKNNEDSSLAIPPWQEPAISAGACMFGVADGMGGHAAGEVASGLATATLKTWLSSQRPDRVAGPAEVESAFLEANFAIWEYVKKHADCQGMGTTLTAGFISDNRMILCHVGDSRVYLLRSGQLKQLTSDHTLVAEQVRAGKLDEAAARCHPARHILSRALGVREFITVDTTVLELAVGDTLLFCSDGIYGPVSDDIIREELARRPFNGAAKRLVELACKGGGPDNATAVAVLIDELPVSYPGRYSWQRFRSILGEWGILG
- a CDS encoding tetratricopeptide repeat protein is translated as MDAVTLMIIVGVVVLVAIVLVLLMSKDKASPGDVMGAGQADDERAAVASKRFKQVLSGNDLQNQMKKEEEELLTKYTSGTGEGIAEVEKLLVSDPNNVDLLDWLAFMYYSNNETDKAIETYKRALSIKPSNENQHYYLANSYFKKGMQAEAQKEWAEVIRLKPGSKIAKNAQERIDFVTTKK
- a CDS encoding serine/threonine-protein kinase, which gives rise to MAMIAPPELTRYKLLDLIGCGGMGSVFIGIELKSEKFVAIKLLSPECVEEPVILERFKLEGQILKGLSHPNIVKFIEAGQEGDYHYLVMEYVKGLSMDAFPRSNSATTLGVKQSIPTIEEYLTLFIKCFDALGYVHKQGIVHRDIKPHNIILTGPEYSPRLIDFGIAKKLDESGEFDQPGEKLYTVVYASPEQLMNKPVDQVSDLFSFGVVMYEKLTGRLPFEGKKEMEVFLSQTKWNFPPPRQLVPEIPQKLEQIVLKLLSKDPASRYPTAAMVQGELEKLLEIQRTGRDGLNLSGIISDIRETGSAISATRGFKKRTIADEQMLVKKARSEYVEAKNQLRAATLKLRSDPEHVEQLKAVCEQLRVEYERLQGQLAMALGFKSQPLVIDRFNAILKLETVAFEKRGVPFNINTIEQKLAHSDGSDIIVGSMNFTERVKRVYSFNQKDSYLAWDESTWFFNAYDEKDFPIFVMVGDPGMPRAPQGFRGFFWPFEFLLAIHKLGRTGVSIIETFTGCDRRGQAVSAQHKETILFSNNLFDALKERLTKLVAAKNGN
- a CDS encoding tetratricopeptide repeat protein, which gives rise to MSIQKFVYILVVVGLALGGSAPVFAAGDRNEKIQNIYFQALQALEEENHLKGVQLYYRFVILGGIPVSKAVRARDLARAMSSFKKEIAEGRNSNRTELGILLIDRIIERFDRAEQRLDLLREKHPSSVLLAFLRGEVALARGDETLAMRIFGTMNRLPNPRGFPALADYLLDQRGRGKSADPAARRKFFMKLAYRRWDESDFEGAGAMFRALMKEYPLDPEAPRALIDLLLQQDKTDEAVKILDGWKGQADEPLIPPLPLARIRYSQGQYEEALALLVPLQEADPQDAYLRLLVAESLYQLNRHAEAAPHFMELARSDPKNQGFLQRLVICSEAAGRRADPLPLLEAYVQENERDSAMRFELASLLIRLDRLDEARLHFNVLREFGNPLQKEALEKIAAIDRANYERMMSASAASGSGGEPDKGEHRVSQQPDDLAATEPVIGAAGDASLAEEEQIRRMKELFK
- a CDS encoding prepilin-type N-terminal cleavage/methylation domain-containing protein, whose product is MIRRIPQRGFSLVEVVVAFAISLVCFGGLIYFAASTRAETSKAENYLRALQIAQETIELIQSTPFEELTPAKLQMFEGSLVNPATGKSVPLPAHPAAAWQPADKTYPDQYTNAYFYRKIKMKPAESGIPNSRFLKQVIVEVFWNEGKKPDKIEAIGGDPERMRKLSLPAVVFNEREPY
- a CDS encoding YbaB/EbfC family nucleoid-associated protein, producing the protein MFPKGGANLQGLMRQAQKMQEKMAETQEELKKRTVEASVGGGMVTVVVTGAQELQKITINKEAVDPDDVETLQDLVLSAVNTGIKKSQEMVQEEMGKVTGGLNIPGMF